A stretch of the Desulfobacter sp. genome encodes the following:
- a CDS encoding cation:proton antiporter — translation METLVFTAGFVLIALASKQLGASLSKTGLPLISAFLLTGILAGPYVLGMITKEAVDTLSFVDEISLGFIAFAAGAELYLKDLRSKLLSIAWITAGLVSFTFCLTSIAFYLMAGHIPFMATMPTAAKAAVAILAGAILVARSPSSAIAIVNELRAKGPFTQTVLGVTVIMDVVVIVLFSANSSVADALLTGLRFNLGFVLVLVFELGGSLCLGVLVSRILLRIMRVPAPSLLKTAAILATGYLVFVLSAGIRQFTHDRFFAEILFEPLLICMVAGFFISNASRFRTEFLKLLYDIGPVVYITFFTLTGASLSLDVLAATWPVAVVLFLVRTTAVFLGSFVGGTLAGNPAKANSVSWMAFITQAGVGLGLAKDVVFEFPGFGSPFATIIISVIILNQLVGPPLFKFAIKLMKEDHPKSDKDLAGGIKKAIIFGTDGQASALAMSLVSQGWQVKLAMNGKAGPMENFEDIKVEHFSQFTRGELEGIGCHRAGAIVTMLSDEENYRICEIAYENFGGQTLIARINHRVNTPGFQSLGVLVVDPSTAIVGLLDHFVRSPAAASLLMGMHKERNVVDLRIQNPDLAGLALRDLRLPFDLVIMSVRRRGVLFVPHGFTRLEPGDLVTVLGSEISIKELSLRFGLNQKEAMAQMVEKAAATELKDEVPIQKKLRQMITSPDHTRPDRFDRLVAKSQVMDLKKQIDKDGFFKRAANAMAGPLGASAEELFQMLTKREEEMTTVLAPGLAVPHVILNGREQFCLLLVRCRKGIVFSSSQPLVYAAFVLIGSRDQRLFHLQALSAIARIVLDPGFEQKWRRAKGKTALRQMMINADRPRDT, via the coding sequence ATGGAGACTTTGGTGTTCACCGCAGGATTTGTGCTGATCGCCCTGGCATCAAAACAGTTGGGGGCAAGCCTTTCGAAGACCGGCCTGCCGCTGATCAGCGCTTTTCTGCTCACCGGAATTCTGGCCGGTCCCTACGTGTTGGGGATGATCACCAAAGAGGCGGTTGACACTTTATCCTTTGTGGATGAAATTTCCCTGGGATTCATCGCCTTTGCAGCAGGGGCTGAACTCTATTTAAAAGATCTGCGAAGCAAACTATTAAGCATTGCCTGGATTACGGCCGGTCTGGTTTCTTTTACATTTTGTCTTACCTCGATTGCCTTTTATCTGATGGCCGGACATATCCCGTTTATGGCAACCATGCCGACGGCTGCAAAGGCTGCTGTGGCCATTCTGGCCGGGGCCATTCTTGTGGCCCGGTCTCCTTCGTCTGCCATCGCCATTGTCAATGAACTGCGCGCCAAAGGTCCGTTTACCCAGACGGTGCTCGGTGTGACCGTTATCATGGACGTGGTGGTCATTGTTCTGTTTTCCGCCAATTCTTCGGTGGCCGATGCCCTGCTGACAGGATTGCGTTTTAATTTGGGTTTTGTCCTGGTTCTTGTCTTTGAACTGGGCGGCTCACTGTGTTTAGGCGTTCTTGTGTCCCGAATCCTTTTGAGGATAATGCGTGTCCCAGCGCCTTCTTTGCTAAAAACGGCGGCCATTCTGGCAACGGGGTATCTTGTCTTTGTTCTGTCCGCAGGCATCCGGCAGTTTACCCATGACCGTTTTTTTGCGGAAATTCTGTTTGAACCGCTGCTGATCTGCATGGTGGCCGGTTTTTTTATATCCAATGCCTCACGGTTCAGAACGGAATTTTTAAAACTCCTCTACGACATTGGTCCTGTGGTTTATATCACTTTTTTTACCCTCACCGGCGCCTCGCTGTCCCTGGATGTGCTGGCGGCCACATGGCCGGTGGCCGTTGTCCTTTTTCTGGTCCGGACAACAGCTGTTTTTTTAGGTTCATTTGTCGGCGGAACCCTTGCCGGAAATCCGGCCAAAGCCAATTCGGTGAGCTGGATGGCCTTTATTACCCAGGCCGGTGTAGGGCTTGGACTTGCAAAAGACGTGGTGTTTGAGTTTCCCGGGTTCGGCAGTCCCTTTGCCACCATTATTATCTCTGTTATCATCCTGAACCAGCTTGTGGGGCCGCCGTTGTTCAAGTTTGCCATTAAGCTGATGAAAGAAGATCATCCAAAGTCTGACAAAGACCTGGCCGGGGGGATAAAAAAAGCAATTATCTTTGGAACGGACGGCCAGGCATCGGCCCTGGCCATGTCCCTTGTGTCCCAGGGCTGGCAGGTAAAACTGGCCATGAACGGCAAGGCGGGGCCAATGGAAAATTTTGAAGATATAAAGGTGGAACATTTTTCACAATTTACCCGGGGGGAATTGGAAGGGATCGGATGCCACAGGGCCGGGGCCATTGTCACCATGCTTTCCGACGAGGAAAATTACAGGATCTGTGAAATTGCCTATGAGAATTTTGGCGGTCAGACCCTGATTGCAAGGATAAACCACCGGGTAAATACCCCAGGATTCCAGTCTTTGGGAGTCCTGGTGGTGGATCCGTCCACGGCAATTGTGGGATTGTTGGATCATTTTGTCCGGTCTCCGGCTGCGGCATCCCTGCTGATGGGGATGCACAAAGAAAGAAATGTCGTGGACCTGAGGATTCAGAATCCCGACCTGGCCGGCCTGGCATTGAGAGACCTTCGCCTTCCATTTGATCTGGTGATCATGTCTGTGCGGCGAAGGGGGGTGTTGTTCGTGCCCCACGGATTTACCCGGCTGGAACCCGGAGATCTGGTCACCGTTCTGGGATCGGAAATTTCCATAAAAGAACTTTCATTACGCTTTGGTCTCAACCAAAAAGAGGCCATGGCCCAGATGGTGGAAAAGGCGGCGGCAACAGAGCTTAAAGATGAGGTGCCCATTCAAAAAAAGCTCCGGCAGATGATCACGTCTCCTGATCATACCCGGCCGGACCGGTTTGACCGCCTGGTGGCCAAAAGCCAGGTCATGGATTTAAAAAAACAGATTGACAAAGATGGGTTTTTCAAACGGGCAGCCAATGCCATGGCCGGCCCCTTGGGGGCATCTGCCGAGGAACTCTTCCAAATGCTGACCAAGCGCGAGGAGGAGATGACCACTGTTCTTGCCCCCGGTCTTGCCGTGCCCCATGTGATCCTCAACGGCCGGGAGCAGTTTTGTCTTCTCCTGGTCCGGTGCAGAAAGGGGATTGTGTTTTCTTCTTCCCAGCCCCTTGTCTATGCCGCCTTTGTCCTGATCGGGTCAAGGGATCAGAGGCTTTTTCATCTTCAGGCGCTTTCGGCAATTGCCCGGATTGTACTGGATCCCGGGTTTGAACAAAAATGGAGGCGTGCAAAAGGCAAAACAGCCTTACGGCAAATGATGATCAATGCTGACAGGCCGCGTGATACTTAA